GCAGGGCGGCCGACAGGCCGAGCTCCTCGAGCAGCGGGGGGCGCAGGCCGTCGGTAATGCGACGCTTGAGGGCGATGCCTTCGTCGAGCATGCCCTTGAGCCGTTCGATCCGCTCGCGCAGGCCGTCCGCGTCGGCCCCGTCGAGCTTGCGGCCGATCCAGCCCGCGTCCATCTTCGCCGCGGTCAGCAAGGCCCCCAGTTCATCATGCAGCTCACGTGCGAGGCGCGCCTGCTCGGCTTCACGGGTGTCGGTCAGATAGCTGGCCAGATCGGAGAGCTCCGCCGTGCGGGCGCGCACCTGCGCCTCGAGGTGGTCGTTCTCGGTGCGCAGCAGGGCGTCGATGCGCGCGCCGAGCCGGGCCTGGCGTTGCTGCAGCACGTATAGCCAGACCAGCAGGAGCACGGCCACCACCGAAAGCACCGCCACCACCCAGCGCGTACTGCGGATGTGGACGATCGAGCGGTCGAGCGACTGCTGGGCGCGCGTGGCCATGCGGTACTTGAGCGCGGCCACGCGCATGCGGATCTTTTCCATGTAGCGCAGCCCTTCCGGTTCGGCCCGGCCCGGCGGCGCCTCGGTGCCGGCGTTGCCCTGGGAGACCGCACTGGCGAGGATGCGCAGCTTCAGCGTCACCAGCCCGGTGAGCTGGGCCAGATCCTCCTGGTCCTGGGCGCCGGGCCCCACGTCGTGGCGGATCTGCTCCAGGGTGTACTCGATGGCCGTCAGGTTGTCGAAGTAGGGTGTCAGATAGCCCTTCTTGCGGCTGAGCAGATAGCCGCGTACCCCGCTTTCGGCCTCCACCATCCGGATCAGCAGGCTATCGAGGCGGCCCAGGCGCTCGGCCTGCAGGTCGAGCTCGGCAAGCGCCCGTTCGCTGGACATGGCCTGCCAGACACTCAGCGCCGACACGACCAGCACCACGACGCCACCCAGGATCATCAACAGATCGCGCCAACGCCGGACGGTCCGGCCCACCTCGGCGACGGGTGGCAGGGCGTGCTTCATGGTCTCGGTTCTCCACATCGGGTCGGACGGCCGGCGCGCGATGCAGGACTGGTCCTACAGGCAAATCCGCCTCGTCCTACAGAAGGCACCGGCTCCGGCTTCTAGCATGAAATTGTCCAACGCGCAGCAAGGGCTGCGGCACGGACAACCGGACATTCTCAAGGAGCACAGTGATGAAACGCATCATCAGTCTAGTCGCCCTGTTGGCCATCGGCACCATGCCGCTGGCTTCGCCGGCGGCGCAGACACCGGCGCACCCCGACGCGGACGCGCCGGCCATGTTCAAGCAGCTCGACCAGAACCGGGACGGACAGGTCTCGAAACAGGAGGCCCGGCGCTCGGCCGAAACCCAGGCGACCTTCGATCGCCTCGACCGCAACCATGACGGCGCCATCTCCCTCGCCGAGTGGACCCGCGGGACCCGACCGCACGAGCGGATGTAAGGCGAGGCCGCGCGCGCACCGTCACGCATGGAGGAACGACCATGATTCGCCCGATTGCGATTTTCCTGCAGGCCGTGTGCCTGCTGCTGGTGCCCCTGCACGCCGGTGCCGTGGGCAGCCCCGACGCGCTGGTCCAGAACGTCACCAACGACGTCCTGGCCGTCCTGCGCGAGGACCGCGGCCTGAAGACCGACGGGCACCGCAAGGCGATCCGGATCATCGAACAGAAGATCGCCCCGCATTTCGATTTTCAGCGCATGACGCGCCTGGCCGTCGGCCGCGGTTGGCGTGATGCGAGCCCGACGCAACGCAAACAGCTCACCCAGGCCTTCCGGACGCTGCTGGTGCGCACTTACGCCAACGCGCTGACCCGCTATCGCGACCAGACCGTGCATTTCGATCCGCCCGCGGCACCGCGCCAGGGCGACGAGGTGGTCGTGCGCAGCGAGATCCGTCAGCCCGGCGCCCAGCCGATCGACCTGGACTACCGCCTGGCCGAGAACGGCGGGCAATGGAAGGTGTTCGACGTCAGCGTCGCCGGCGTGAGTCTGGTCACCACCTATCGCAGCAGCTTCGCCAGCGAACTGGCGCGCGGTGGTACCGACGGCTTGATCCAGGCGCTGCGCAAACGCAACGACCGCCTGGCCAACGGGGGCGCGGCAGGGTCCTGACGGCGACGACCGTCGGGGCGCTCGTGCCCGCAACGACAAGGAGAACCCGGATGATAGATCGCAGACGCGCCGTAGCGGCGCTGGCCCTGACGGCCGTGCTCGCCGCCTGCAGCGCAACCCCGACCCGTGAGAGCACGGGCGAGTACATCGACGACAGCGTGATCACCACACGCGTCAAGAGCGCCTTCGTCAGCGACAAGGCGGTGGACGCGCTGGACATCACCGTGGAGACCTTCCGGGGCCGGGTGCAGCTTTCCGGCTACGCCGACACCCCGGAGCAGATCGACCGTGCGGTCGAGCTCGCCCGAAACGTCAAAGGCGTCAAGTCGGTCACCAACGACATGCGTCTGAAATCAACCCAGTGACACAACCCACATGGAGGACATGTCATGAGAACGAAGTTCATCCTGCTGACCTTGCTTGCCGTACCCCTAATTTCGGCGTGCGACAAGCCGCAGACCACCTCCACCTCGTCGGCCTCCGCGGACACCCCGTCGGCGGCGGCCCCATCCCCGGGGAACCCGTCCGACAAAGCGTCGGGCATGGGCGGTCCCGAATACCCGCCCCTGCCGGAATCCGACACCCAGAAAGCCGATCAACCGGCTTCGGACATGCCGAACTCGGGTGACGGCACCTCGTCCATGGACACCCCGGCCAGCGGCGACAACACCCGCCAATGACCGGACATCGACCGCATGAGGAGGACATCATGAAACGCACCCTGACCACACTTTGCGTCGTGGCAACGGCGCTCATCGTGTCCGGATGCAGTGCCCTCGGCGGCACCCTCATCGGTGCTGCCGCGGGTGCCGGCGTCGGCAGTGCGGTGACCAGCGGCTCGACCGCCGGTGCCGTCGGCGGTGCCGCGGTGGGCGGCGTCATCGGCCACGAAATCGGCGAATGACCGCGCCGCCCGCGCGGCACGCCAACATCCTTTGATTCCCCATCCAGCGGCGACCCGTCACCGGCGGGTCGCCGCGTGTCATGGCCGGGGCTCCGCCGCCAGGGCGAGCAGGTGGGCCACGGCGGCGGCGAAGTCGTCCACCACCCGCGCCGGCCGCACCTCTTCGTCGTGTTCGTCCTCGGGCCGGTACTTGCCGGTACGCACGAGGATGCCGGCGATGCCGCAGTCCTGCGCCGCGCCCACGTCATCATGGAGATCATCGCCGATGAGCACCGCCTCGCCCGCCGGCACGCCCACGGCGTCCAGCGCCGCCTGGAAGAAACCGGCCGCCGGCTTGCCGACGATCTCGGCGCCCACGCCGCTGGAGAACTCCAGCCCGGTCACGAAGGCGCCCATGTCCAGCGACAGGCCATCCTCTTCCTGGAAGTAGCGGTTGCGGGCCATGGCGATGAAGGCGGCGCCGTCCATGAGCAGGCGGAAGGCACGGTTCAGATGGGCGTAGGTCAGGTGCGGGCCCATGTCGCCCATGACCACGGCGTCGGGGTGCTCGGCGCCCGGGCCCATTTCCGCTGCCAGATCGGGGTGGACGAGGTAGAAGGGCGCGAGGCCGCGCGCATCGACCACCTGCCGCGCCGCGGCCGCCGCGGTCTGGATCTCGTCTCCACGCACCTCGAAGCCCAGGCCGGTGAGCATGCGCGCGATCCGCGCCCGCGGCGAGCGGGTGGTGTTGGTCAGGAAGCGCAGCCGCAACCCCGCCTGGCGCAGGCGGGCGAGGGCATCGACGGCACCCGGAACGGCGGCGTCCCCCACGTGAAGCACCCCGGCCAGATCGATGAGTACGGCGGCGGGGCGCTGTTCCAGCGCCGGTACGGACATGGCTGAGACTCCTTGCCCGACGCGCCGACCGGCGCTCAGGCCAATGCGCGGACCCGCCCCATGGCCACATGCCTGGGCCGGCGGCCGCTGCCTTCCACGATCGGGTGACGGCAGGAAACGCCGTCGACGACCTCCCGGTATCTTCGTCCGCCTGCCGCACCGCTGGCAAGCGCGCCCGCGCCGCCAGCTGCCGCGAGGCCCGGGCATGTCGAGCGTCCGCCCGACCGGTCAGGCACTCAGGGCGTCTCGCCCGACTCGGCGGCGACGATGGTCGGCATGGCGACGGCCCGGGGGTGCAGATCGTCCACAATGCGGTTGCGCCCGGCGCGCTTGGCTTCGTACATGAGCGCATCGGCGCGGCGCACGATCTCGTCCGCCGAATCGCCCGGCCGGGCGCGCGTCAGGCCAAAACTCATGGTCACCCCGGGGAGGCCCTCACCGAAGGACGTGTGGACCAGCGTACGGCGCAAGGTGTCCATGCGCTCGCGAATGCCGTGGTGCGGAAAGCCCGAAAACACCATCAGGAACTCTTCGCCGCCCCAGCGGCACAGCATGTCGTCGCTGCGCAGGCCGCAGGCGAGCGTCGCGGCCACCTGGGCGAGCACCCCGTCACCGACGTGATGGCCGAAGGTGTCATTGATCGACTTGAAATGATCGACGTCGCCGAGCATGACGAACAGGGTGTCGCCGTCCCGCCCGGCCGTCTCCAGCGCCCGGTTCAGGACACGCATGCCGTGGCGCCGGTTGAACACGCCGGTCACCTCGTCGCGGGCCGCCACCTCCCGCAGGGCCGTCTCCTGATGCCTGGACACCTGCCGCACCATGATGACGACGAACACGATGGGCAGCGGCGCACACAGGGCATTGACGTAGTTGAGGATGCCCTGCACCTCGCGCAGCGGCGCGGCGATCGCGCCGATCGGGAAGATCAGGTGCAACGAGGCAAACACCAGCGATACGCACACCCCGGCGACCAGCGCGATGTCGGAGCGCATGTGCGGGTTGAGCACCAGCAGGCAGGCCGCCGACCACAGGTAGTACTGAAAACCCGCACCCAGGCCCACCTGCCACACCGCGAGGCAGGCATGCACGACCAGTTCGACGCAGGCGATGGCGATCGCGGCGCCATGATGGCCACGCAGGGCCACCCGGCCGGCCGCGAGCCACAACAGCACGCTGCCGACATTGACGGCGGCCATGAAGGCGAGGCCGTAAGCCACGAACAGCACCAGGAAGCCGACATGACCCAGCAGGCCGATCACGCTGCCGACGAGCATGACCAGCGTGCCGCGCTGCCCCCCCGGCGCCAGCCACGGGGGGCGGGCATGCCGGCGGGCGGCGGACGGCGGCGAGGCACCGTCGAATTCGGGCGGCTCCAAGGGCGGTGGCGTCATGAGATCAAGCGGCATCGATAAGACACCAACGGACCGGAACGCACCGGGCTTGAGCCACCGGCGTCGCTGTCACCTTTGCGACAAAGGCCCGACATGCCACATCGGTCACCATGCACAACTCCTTGTTTTTTATTATCTTTGTTGCTTGGCACGACGGTTGCTGCGGTGCAGCCACACCCCTTCGCACAGAGGAGCGGCAACGTGGAACTCCCCGTCATCAGCAATACCCCGACCGACGCCGGGGGCGGCGGCTGCGCCTCCAGCGGCTGCGGTACCGCCCCGGACGCCCTGTCTCACCTGCCGGACCACATCCGCGCCAAGGTACAGGACCACCCCTGCTATTCCGAGGAAGCACATCACTATTTCGCCCGCATGCACGTGGCGGTGGCGCCGGCCTGCAACATCCAGTGCAACTACTGCAATCGCAAGTACGACTGCTCGAACGAGTCGCGCCCGGGCGTGGTCTCCGAGCTGCTGAGCCCCGACCAGGCGATCCGCAAGATCAAGGCCGTGGCGGCGGAGATTCCGCAGATGACGGTGCTGGGCATCGCCGGCCCCGGCGACCCCCTCGCCAACCCGGAGCGCACCTTCGAGACCTTCCGCATGCTCTCGGAGCAGACCCCGGACATCAAGCTGTGCGTGTCCACCAACGGGCTCAACCTGCCCCAGTACGCCGACGAGATCGCCAAGCACAACATCGATCACGTGACGATCACGATCAACTGCGTCGATCCGGAGATCGGCGCGCAGATCTACCCCTGGATCTACTGGGACAACAAGCGCATCCGTGGTGTCGAGGGCGCGAAGATTCTCATCGAACAACAGCAGAAGGGCCTCGAGGCGCTGACCTCGCGCGGCATCCTGGTGAAGGTCAACTCGGTGATGATCCCCGGCGTGAACGACGAGCACCTGAAGGAAGTGTCGAAGATCGTCAAGGCCAAGGGCGCCTTCCTGCACAACGTGATGCCGCTCATCGCCGAGGCCGAGCACGGCACCTACTACGGCATCATGGAACAGCGCGGCCCCACCGACGACGAGCTCCAGGCACTGCAGGACGAGTGCGCCGGCGACATGGCCATGATGCGTCACTGCCGCCAGTGCCGCGCCGATGCGGTCGGCCTGCTGGGCGAAGACCGTGGCAACGAGTTCACCCTCGACAAGATCGACGTCATGGACGTGGATTACGAGGCCGCCATGGCGCGTCGCAAACAGGTGCACGACGACATCCTCGGCAAGCTCGAAGCCGAGCGTGCGGCCAAGGCCGCGCAGGTCCCCGTCCATCTGTCCATCGCCTCGGACGCCCGTCCGGTGCTGATGGCCGTGGCCGGCAAGGGCGGCGTGGTGGCGGAACACTTCGGCCATGCCCGGGAGTTCCTCATCTACGAGGCCTCGCCGGAGGGCGTGCGCTTCATCAGCCATCGCAAGACCGAGCTGTACTGCGCCGGGCTGGACACCTGCGGCGAGGGCGGCGTGGCCACCGGGGACGAACCCGAATCCGTGCTCGAACGCAACATCCGCACCCTGGAAGGCTGCGAGGTGGTGCTCTGTTCGAAAATCGGCTTCGAGCCCTGGAGCCAGCTCGAAAGTGCCGGCATCCAGCCCAACGGCGAGCACGCCATGGAGCCGATCGAGGACGCCGTCATGGCGGTGTACAAGGAGATGTTCGACGCCGGCAAGCTGGCCGTCCCCGCATCCACCCAGCAGGTCGCCTGACCGGAAAACGCGCCCGTGGCCGGCCACGCCGGCCACGCCATTGAAGCCATCGAGGAGCCGAACATGGCACTGCAAATCACCGCCCAATGCGTCAACTGCTGGGCCTGCCACGACGTGTGCCCCAACGACGCCATCTACCAGGACACGCCGCACTTCCTCATCGACGACGACAAGTGCACCGAATGCCTGGGCGACCACCCCGACCCCCAGTGCGCGGCCATCTGCCCGATCGAGTGCGCCATCGTCGACGAACTCGGCGACGCCCTGAACCCGCCCGGCTCGCTCACCCACATCCCGATCGAGAAGATCGTCGAGATGGCCTTGCTGCCCGCCGAATACCTGTAAGCGCACCGGCGGGGACGCCCGCCCGTGTCGAGGAGCCGCCATGGCGACCGTCACCTTCTACGAAAAGCCCGGCTGTGCCGGCAACCGGCAACAGAAGGCCCTGCTCGAGGCCGCCGGCCACCGGCTGGTGGTACGCAGCCTGCTGGCCGAACCGTGGACCGCCGAGCGGCTGTTGGCCTTCCTGGCGCCGCTGCCGGTGAGCGAGTGGTTCAACCCGAGCGCGCCGGCCGTGCGCGACGGTCACATCGTGCCCGAGCGGCTCGATGCGCCTGCCGCCATGGCCCTGCTGCTGGCCGATCCGCTGCTGATCCGGCGCCCGCTCATGGCCGTGGACGGCACCCACATGGTCGGCTTCGACAGCTTCGCCGTGGACGCCTGGATCGGGCTCGAACCGGCGGCGGCCACCCGCGGCAATCTGGAAGGCTGCGCCCGGGGCCGCGGCGCGCATGCGCCGTGCCCGGCGCCCACCGCCGGGGAGCACTGAGATGCGCCCGGCCGGTCTGTCCGACGCGGCGGTCGAACTGGCCCCGGGGGTCCACTGGGTGGGCGCCCTCGATCCGCATCTGCGCAGCTTCGACATCATCCTCAAGACCGCCAACGGCACCAGCTACAACAGCTACGTGGTGCGCGGCGAGACGGGCGTGGCCGTCATCGACACGGTCAAGGAGAACTACGCCGACGTGTTCTTCCGCCGGCTCGAATCCGTCGCCCGCTACGACGAGATCACCACCATCGTGCTCAACCACCTGGAGCCCGACCACAGCGGCGCCCTGCCCGAGCTGCTGCGCCGCGCGCCGCTGGCCAAGGTGTATCTGTCCACCCGCGCGCAGATGATGCTCAAGGCGCTGCTCAAGCCGCCCATGAGCGAGTTGCCCGACTACACGCCGGTGACCACCGGTGACGAAGTCGACCTCGGCGGCCGCACGCTGCGCTTTCTGCACACGCCCTACCTGCACTGGCCCGACACCCAGTGCACCTACCTGGTCGAGGACGGCGTGCTGTTCTCCGGCGACGTGTTCGGCTGCCACTTCTGCGATGCGCGCCTGTTCAACGACCTGGCCGGCGACTTCCGCTTCTCCTTCGAGTACTACTACCAGCACATCATGCGCCCCTTCCGCGAGCATGTGCTCGACGCCCTGGCACTGATCGAGCCGCTGCGCCTCGAGCTCATCGCCCCCGCCCACGGCCCCCTCCTGCGCCACGGGCCGCGCGACTACGTGCTGCGCTACCGCGAGCTGGCCACGCCGCGCCTGTGCAACGAGGCGCGCCGCGAGAAGACCCTGGTGATCTTCTACCTGTCCGCCTACGGCAACACCCGGCGCATGGCCGAAGCGATCGCCGCCGGCGCCGAGCGCCTGGCCGGGGTGCGCGTCTCGCTCTACGACCTGGAAGGCGGCGAGGCGGACGGCTTCACCGATCTCGTCGAGGAGGCCGACGGTCTGGCCATCGGCAGCCCCACCATCAACGCCGACGCGGTCAAACCCGTCTGGGACCTGCTCTCCTCGCTCACCAGCGTGAGCATCAAGGGCAAGCTCGGCGTCGCCTTCGGCTCCTACGGCTGGAGCGGCGAGGCGGTGCGCCTGATCGAGGACCGCCTGCGCGGACTCAAGCTGCGGGTGCCGGTGGACGGCCTGCGCGTCAAGCTGGTGCCCGACGACCACGAGCTCGATGCCTGCCGCGCACTCGGTCAGGACGTCGCCCGCCATCTCACCGGCACGGTCGAGCACCGCGCCATCGACCTGTCGGAGCTCGTTGGATGAGCACCCACGATCGTTGCAAGCATGTAGGCCGGAAAAGCGAAGCGCCTTCCGACACGGCAGCCTCACGACGATCCCAAACGTCGGATGGCGCTTCGCATATCCGACCGACGCCCCCATTCCCTTCCCCGCGAACCTGAGGATTCCCCCATGCCCAAGGCCAAAGTCACCTTCGAAGACATCGGCGTCACCGTCACCGTGCCGGCCGGCACCCGCCTGATCGAGGTCTCGGAAAAGGTCGGCGCCGGCATCACCTACGGCTGTCGCGAGGGCGAGTGCTGCACCTGCCTGACCCGCGTCGTGTCCGGCACCGACAACCTCGCCACCCCCTCCGTGCTCGAAGACCAGGTCCTCAAGGACAACCTGGCGCCCCGGGGGCACCGGCTGGCGTGCCAGGCGCAGATCCTCGGCGGCGAGATCACCGTCCGCCCGGGCTGAGCCCGTCGCCCCCCGACAGCGAGAACCCTTCGATTCCATCCACTTTTTTTTGGAGAACGCACCATGTCGCTCGTCACATTCACCAGCACCCTGCACAAGGACAAGACGGTCTATGCCGTGGCCGGCAGCCACACCCAGACCATCCTCTCCCTGGCCAAGGAACACCACATTCCCATCGACTTCGGCTGCGGCGAAGGCGACTGCGGCACCTGTCTGGTGAAGGTCTCGTCCCTGGACGGCAAGCGCCGCCCCATGGGCGGGCCGCTCAACGCCCGCGAAGTCGCCGTGCTCAAGGAGATGGGCCGCGTCAGCCAGGCAGAGATCGACCAGATGTACGTGGACGACATCCCGCCCAACCACTGGCGTCTGGCCTGCCAGATGATCGTGCGTGGCGGCGAGGACCTGCTGGTGGAGTACCCCAGCAAGTGAGCCCGCACGGCCCCGGCGCCGCCGGGGCCGCGACCCCATGGAGGACATTGCCATGAATGCCACCGACGCCGTCGTCATGCGCACCCACCTGCAGGCCGATCTGTTGCGCCGCCGGGTCGAGCCGGCCGTTGCCGCCGACCCCAACCGCGCCCTGTTCGCCAGCCTCGTCGCCGGCCAGGGCACCGGCTTCGGCTGCCTGGGCGCCGACCTGGGCCTGGGGACCGTCGCCTTCGTGCGCATGCTCAATCACTTCTTTCCCGGCCCGGTGCCGCGCACCCGCGCCCGCGAGCTCGAGGCCATCCCCGAGTGGGACGACCTGCGCAAGCTGATGCTCGATCACCGCGCCGGGCGCCATCGCGCCGAGACCTGGATGGCCGACATCGTCGCCACCGCCTGCGCCGGCCGCGACCACCTGTGGCAGGACCTCGGGCTGGCCGACCGCGCCGAGCTGTCCACCCTGCTGCATCACAACTTCCCGGCGCTGGCCGGGCGGAACACCGGCGACATGAAGTGGAAGAAGTTCCTCTACAAGCAGTTCTGTGCCGCCGAGGGGATCTACGTGTGCCCGGCGCCGTCATGCAGCGAGTGTGCGGATCATGCCAAGTGTTTCGCCCCGGAAACGTGAGGATGCGCGCGCTGCGGCGCCGACGCGGCGCACCGGCGTGCGGTGTCGGGACGCCACGACCACGGACATGAACGGCCGACACGGTGCGCCCTTCCAGTAACGCCCCCCTGCGATGGCCCGATGCCGACACCCTGCGCGAGCGGGCCGTCGGCGCCTATCTGGGGCTGGCCATCGGCGATGCGCTGGGCGCCACCGTCGAGTTCATGACGCCGCGCGAGATCCAGGCGCGGCACGGCGTGCACAAGGAGCTCACCGGCGGCGGCTGGCTCAGGCTCAAGCCCGGGCAGGTGACCGACGACACCACCATGTCGCTCGCCCTGGGCGCGGCCATCCTCGAGCACGACGGCCGCGTCGTCCCGGACGCCTGCGCCCGCGCCTTCGACGCCTGGATGCGCGCCAAGCCGGTGGACATCGGCAACACGGTGCGCCGCAACCTCGTCACCTGGCGCCGCACCGGTGATCCGCAGGCCCCGGCATCGGAGCACGACGCCGGCAACGGCGCCGCCATGCGCGTGCTGCCGGTGGCGCTGGCCACCCTGGGCCGGCCGCGCGAGGCGATCGCCGCGGCCAGCCGCGCCCAGGCCCATGTCACCCACCACAACGCCCTGTCCGACGCCGCCTGCGAATGCCTCATCGCCCTGGTGCATGCCGGCCTGCGCGATCGACCCCAGGCGGGTCAGGCCGCAATCGCCCGCCTGCTGGCGACCCAGCCCGTGTTCACGCCGCCCGCGCGGCGGGTCGACAATCCCAGCGGCTACGTCGTCCACACCCTGCAGGCGGTGCTGCAGGCGCTCGCCGCCCATGCCGACGCCGAGTCGGTGCTCCTGGATGTGGTCAATCGCGGTGGCGACGCCGACACCACCGGCGCCATCGCGGGCATGGTCGTGGGCGCCCGTCACGGCGCCAAAGCCCTGCCACGCCGGTGGTACGAACGCCTCGACCCACAAATCCGGGAGGCGTGCTGCACCCAGGCGGTCGGATTGCTGGCACATGTGACCACCGCCTGAACGCAAGGCAGGCGGCGCGGCACCCTGGTACACACGAAGGTGGTCGTGTTTATTTTCGGAGTCGACGGTTTTCACACGCCGATCAGCCTATAGTGGTGCGGTAACCACACCTTGGTTGCACATCTGGAGCATGGCCATGAGCAAAGCTCAACACGGCAACAAGGAAGCACGCAAGCAACCCCGTCTGACCCCCAAGGAAAAGAAGGCCGCCAAGCGGCTCAAGAAGCAGGAAGGGGAGTCCACTCCGCTCCTTCGCGGATGACCGCCACGATGGCGGAGGCGCGGATTTCGCCCCAGTCTGGCCGGCCCGCCGCATGACCCACACCCCGTCACGCGGCAACACCCAGGCCCACCACACCATGGGGTTAGTCGTCAGTTGCGAGCACGGTGGCAACCGCATTCCCGTCCCGTGTCGCAAGTATTTCTCCGGCCGCTTCGATCTGGTTCGCACCCATCGCGGATTCGATCCGGGGGCACTGGAGATGGCCCGGGCGGTAGCCAGCGCTCTGGGCGCTCCTTTGCTGGCATCCACGATTTCCCGCCTGGTGGTTGACCTCACCCGCTCCGTCGGTCATCGGCAGCTGCATTACGACACCGTGCGCGAAGCACCACTCACCGTACGCAGGCACATCGTGGACACCTACTACCGGCCTTACCGGGACTATGCCGAAACCCTCACCACCGAGGCCATTGCCCATCATGGCCGGGTGCTCCACCTTTCGTGCCACAGCTTCACCCCCGAACTGGACGGTGTGGTCCGAAACGCGGACATCGGCCTGCTGTACGATCCCAAGCGCCCGGCCGAAAAGTCGCTCTGTCTGCAGTGGCAAGAGGCCATGGCACAGCGCGACCTGCGTCTAGCCATTCGCCGTAACCATCCGTACCGTGGTGATGCCGATGGCCAGCTCACGACGCTGCGGCGCCGGTATTCACCCGAC
The nucleotide sequence above comes from Nitrogeniibacter mangrovi. Encoded proteins:
- a CDS encoding BON domain-containing protein, which codes for MIDRRRAVAALALTAVLAACSATPTRESTGEYIDDSVITTRVKSAFVSDKAVDALDITVETFRGRVQLSGYADTPEQIDRAVELARNVKGVKSVTNDMRLKSTQ
- a CDS encoding CHASE3 domain-containing protein, with amino-acid sequence MKHALPPVAEVGRTVRRWRDLLMILGGVVVLVVSALSVWQAMSSERALAELDLQAERLGRLDSLLIRMVEAESGVRGYLLSRKKGYLTPYFDNLTAIEYTLEQIRHDVGPGAQDQEDLAQLTGLVTLKLRILASAVSQGNAGTEAPPGRAEPEGLRYMEKIRMRVAALKYRMATRAQQSLDRSIVHIRSTRWVVAVLSVVAVLLLVWLYVLQQRQARLGARIDALLRTENDHLEAQVRARTAELSDLASYLTDTREAEQARLARELHDELGALLTAAKMDAGWIGRKLDGADADGLRERIERLKGMLDEGIALKRRITDGLRPPLLEELGLSAALQELAEDFARRDGVAVALSLPEAPIELPPDRALALYRIAQEALTNVRRHARATQVSLRLACTATGIELTVEDDGVGFTPSAGAHHHGLAGMRHRMQMFAGRCDIASAPGAGTRIHACMPPGP
- the nifB gene encoding nitrogenase cofactor biosynthesis protein NifB; translation: MELPVISNTPTDAGGGGCASSGCGTAPDALSHLPDHIRAKVQDHPCYSEEAHHYFARMHVAVAPACNIQCNYCNRKYDCSNESRPGVVSELLSPDQAIRKIKAVAAEIPQMTVLGIAGPGDPLANPERTFETFRMLSEQTPDIKLCVSTNGLNLPQYADEIAKHNIDHVTITINCVDPEIGAQIYPWIYWDNKRIRGVEGAKILIEQQQKGLEALTSRGILVKVNSVMIPGVNDEHLKEVSKIVKAKGAFLHNVMPLIAEAEHGTYYGIMEQRGPTDDELQALQDECAGDMAMMRHCRQCRADAVGLLGEDRGNEFTLDKIDVMDVDYEAAMARRKQVHDDILGKLEAERAAKAAQVPVHLSIASDARPVLMAVAGKGGVVAEHFGHAREFLIYEASPEGVRFISHRKTELYCAGLDTCGEGGVATGDEPESVLERNIRTLEGCEVVLCSKIGFEPWSQLESAGIQPNGEHAMEPIEDAVMAVYKEMFDAGKLAVPASTQQVA
- a CDS encoding GGDEF domain-containing protein, yielding MPLDLMTPPPLEPPEFDGASPPSAARRHARPPWLAPGGQRGTLVMLVGSVIGLLGHVGFLVLFVAYGLAFMAAVNVGSVLLWLAAGRVALRGHHGAAIAIACVELVVHACLAVWQVGLGAGFQYYLWSAACLLVLNPHMRSDIALVAGVCVSLVFASLHLIFPIGAIAAPLREVQGILNYVNALCAPLPIVFVVIMVRQVSRHQETALREVAARDEVTGVFNRRHGMRVLNRALETAGRDGDTLFVMLGDVDHFKSINDTFGHHVGDGVLAQVAATLACGLRSDDMLCRWGGEEFLMVFSGFPHHGIRERMDTLRRTLVHTSFGEGLPGVTMSFGLTRARPGDSADEIVRRADALMYEAKRAGRNRIVDDLHPRAVAMPTIVAAESGETP
- a CDS encoding glycine zipper 2TM domain-containing protein, with the protein product MKRTLTTLCVVATALIVSGCSALGGTLIGAAAGAGVGSAVTSGSTAGAVGGAAVGGVIGHEIGE
- a CDS encoding 4Fe-4S binding protein, with the translated sequence MALQITAQCVNCWACHDVCPNDAIYQDTPHFLIDDDKCTECLGDHPDPQCAAICPIECAIVDELGDALNPPGSLTHIPIEKIVEMALLPAEYL
- a CDS encoding FprA family A-type flavoprotein, whose translation is MRPAGLSDAAVELAPGVHWVGALDPHLRSFDIILKTANGTSYNSYVVRGETGVAVIDTVKENYADVFFRRLESVARYDEITTIVLNHLEPDHSGALPELLRRAPLAKVYLSTRAQMMLKALLKPPMSELPDYTPVTTGDEVDLGGRTLRFLHTPYLHWPDTQCTYLVEDGVLFSGDVFGCHFCDARLFNDLAGDFRFSFEYYYQHIMRPFREHVLDALALIEPLRLELIAPAHGPLLRHGPRDYVLRYRELATPRLCNEARREKTLVIFYLSAYGNTRRMAEAIAAGAERLAGVRVSLYDLEGGEADGFTDLVEEADGLAIGSPTINADAVKPVWDLLSSLTSVSIKGKLGVAFGSYGWSGEAVRLIEDRLRGLKLRVPVDGLRVKLVPDDHELDACRALGQDVARHLTGTVEHRAIDLSELVG
- a CDS encoding MlaC/ttg2D family ABC transporter substrate-binding protein, with protein sequence MIRPIAIFLQAVCLLLVPLHAGAVGSPDALVQNVTNDVLAVLREDRGLKTDGHRKAIRIIEQKIAPHFDFQRMTRLAVGRGWRDASPTQRKQLTQAFRTLLVRTYANALTRYRDQTVHFDPPAAPRQGDEVVVRSEIRQPGAQPIDLDYRLAENGGQWKVFDVSVAGVSLVTTYRSSFASELARGGTDGLIQALRKRNDRLANGGAAGS
- a CDS encoding thioredoxin domain-containing protein, producing the protein MATVTFYEKPGCAGNRQQKALLEAAGHRLVVRSLLAEPWTAERLLAFLAPLPVSEWFNPSAPAVRDGHIVPERLDAPAAMALLLADPLLIRRPLMAVDGTHMVGFDSFAVDAWIGLEPAAATRGNLEGCARGRGAHAPCPAPTAGEH
- a CDS encoding TIGR01458 family HAD-type hydrolase; the protein is MSVPALEQRPAAVLIDLAGVLHVGDAAVPGAVDALARLRQAGLRLRFLTNTTRSPRARIARMLTGLGFEVRGDEIQTAAAAARQVVDARGLAPFYLVHPDLAAEMGPGAEHPDAVVMGDMGPHLTYAHLNRAFRLLMDGAAFIAMARNRYFQEEDGLSLDMGAFVTGLEFSSGVGAEIVGKPAAGFFQAALDAVGVPAGEAVLIGDDLHDDVGAAQDCGIAGILVRTGKYRPEDEHDEEVRPARVVDDFAAAVAHLLALAAEPRP
- a CDS encoding EF-hand domain-containing protein, which translates into the protein MKRIISLVALLAIGTMPLASPAAQTPAHPDADAPAMFKQLDQNRDGQVSKQEARRSAETQATFDRLDRNHDGAISLAEWTRGTRPHERM